The Sesamum indicum cultivar Zhongzhi No. 13 linkage group LG6, S_indicum_v1.0, whole genome shotgun sequence genome has a segment encoding these proteins:
- the LOC105163805 gene encoding LOW QUALITY PROTEIN: adenine DNA glycosylase (The sequence of the model RefSeq protein was modified relative to this genomic sequence to represent the inferred CDS: deleted 1 base in 1 codon) — MQASRVRKQTDARGGDIEDISFSNKEIPKIRTSLLEWYDENRRDLPWRRLSSGQDDVHVEHRERKAYAVWVSEVMLQQTRVQTVVDYFNRWMEKWPTIHHLARASIEEVNEMWAGLGYYRRARFLLEGAKMIVEGGGEFPKTASSLKMVKGIGNYTAGAIASIAFEETVPVVDGNVVRVIARLKAISANPKNSATVKNIWKLARQLVDPKRPGDFNQAVMELGATVCSPAAPSCSTCPISHQCQALSLSRSNESIQVTDYPMKVTKAKQRRDYSAVSVVEIVEEGSQSDSRYLLVKRPDQGLLAGQWEFPSVLLDGEADLASRRKAIDIFLKQSFGLDKEKSCKVVLREEIGEYVHVFTHIRLKMHVELLILHLKGGINFLQRNQESTTMTWKFVDNKALSTLGLTSGVRKVYNMIEEFKQNRSDSLPMKTRKNRRENNLIKRC, encoded by the exons ATGCAGGCAAGCAGGGTCCGGAAACAAACCGACGCTCGAGGTGGT GACATAGAGGATATCAGTTTCAGCAACAAGGAAATTCCAAAAATTAGGACTTCTTTGTTGGAATGGTACGACGAAAATCGAAGGGATTTACCTTGGAGAAGACTAAGCAGTGGACAAGATGATGTTCATGTTGAACATAGAGAAAGGAAGGCTTACGCGGTGTGGGTATCTGAGGTGATGCTTCAGCAAACTAGGGTTCAAACGGTCGTTGACTACTTCAATCGCTGGATGGAAAAATGGCCCACAATCCACCATCTGGCGCGGGCTTCTATAGAG GAGGTGAATGAGATGTGGGCTGGCTTGGGTTACTATAGGCGGGCTCGGTTTTTGCTGGAG GGAGCTAAAATGATTGTTGAAGGTGGAGGTGAGTTCCCTAAAACAGCATCTTCTCTTAAGATGGTCAAAGGGATTGGAAACTACACTGCTGGAGCAATTGCATCTATCGCTTTTGAGGAG ACAGTGCCAGTGGTTGATGGAAATGTCGTCCGAGTGATTGCCAGGTTGAAGGCTATATCTGCCAATCCAAAAAACTCAGCAACAGTCAAGAATATATG gAAACTGGCACGGCAGTTAGTTGATCCTAAAAGGCCTGGGGATTTCAACCAGGCTGTGATGGAACTTGGTGCAACAGTGTGCAGTCCAGCAGCTCCCAGCTGCTCCACATGTCCTATATCCCATCAGTGTCAAGCACTATCTCTCTCCAGGAGTAATGAATCTATTCAAGTCACAGACTATCCAATGAAGGTTACCAAGGCCAAACAAAGACGTGATTACTCTGCTGTCAGTGTTGTGGAGATAGTTGAGGAGGGATCTCAATCTGACAGCAGATATCTTCTTGTCAAGAGACCAGATCAGGGGTTGCTGGCTGGACAGTGGGAATTCCCATCTGTTCTATTAGATGGAGAAGCTGACTTGGCCTCACGGAGAAAGGCAATcgatattttcttgaaacaaTCATTTGGTCTAGACAAGGAGAAGTCATGTAAAGTAGTTTTAAGGGAAGAAATAGGAGAATATGTCCATGTATTCACTCACATTCGTCTCAAGATGCACGTAGAGTTGTTGATTTTGCACCTGAAAG GTGGTATCAATTTTCTACAAAGAAATCAAGAGAGCACAACTATGACGTGGAAGTTTGTTGATAATAAGGCCCTTTCAACTTTGGGATTGACATCTGGTGTAAGGAAG
- the LOC105163806 gene encoding glyoxylate/succinic semialdehyde reductase 1 — MEEIGFLGLGIMGKAMSMNLLRHGFKVTVWNRTLSRCDDLVKHGATIGETPAAVIKKCKYTIAMLSDPAAALSVVFDQHGVLEQICSGKGYIDMSTVDAETSSKISEAIAAKGGHFLEAPVSGSKKPAEDGQLVILAAGEKALYEAALPAFDVLGKKSFFLGHVGNGAKMKLVVNMIMGSMMNAFSEGLMLADKSGLNPQTLLDVLDLGAIANPMFKMKGPSMIQSSYPPAFPLKHQQKDMRLALALGDENSVPMPVAAAANEAFKKARSMGLGDLDFSAVHETVKSSKGSS; from the exons ATGGAGGAAATTGGGTTCTTGGGGTTGGGGATTATGGGAAAAGCTATGTCGATGAACTTGCTTCGTCATGGCTTTAAGGTCACTGTTTGGAACCGAACTCTCTCGAGG TGCGATGACTTGGTGAAGCATGGAGCTACTATTGGAGAAACTCCTGCAGCAGTAATTAAGAAATGCAAGTACACTATTGCAATGTTGTCTGATCCTGCTGCAGCTCTATCG GTGGTTTTTGATCAACATGGTGTTCTAGAGCAAATTTGTTCTGGAAAAGGCTACATTGACATGTCAACTGTTGATGCTGAGACTTCTTCAAAGATCAGTGAG GCAATCGCAGCAAAGGGGGGTCATTTCCTGGAAGCTCCAGTATCAGGTAGCAAAAAGCCCGCTGAGGATGGTCAACTAGTTATCCTTGCTGCTGGAGAAAAG GCATTATATGAAGCAGCACTTCCTGCTTTTGACGTGTTGGGCAAAAAGTCATTTTTCCTTGGGCACGTTGGAAATGGAGCAAAAATGAAGCTTGTTGTCAACATGATAATGGGCAG TATGATGAATGCATTTTCAGAGGGACTTATGTTGGCTGACAAAAGCGGATTGAACCCTCAAACCCTTCTTGATGTATTG GATCTTGGTGCAATTGCAAATCCCATGTTCAAAATGAAGGGACCATCCATGATCCAGAGTAGCTACCCCCCTGCCTTCCCTCTCAAACATCAGCAGAAAGACATGAGGTTGGCTCTTGCGCTTGGGGATGAAAATTCAGTGCCAATGCCGGTAGCAGCTGCTGCTAATGAG GCATTCAAGAAAGCAAGAAGCATGGGACTGGGGGACCTCGACTTTTCTGCTGTGCATGAGACTGTGAAGTCTAGCAAAGGCTCGTCCTGA
- the LOC105163807 gene encoding oligoribonuclease has translation MDQLSNSFSLLELDAEDARGQSSIVTTAADSCELPDSDKGIEDVLEDGNWSRNENADEQTLEPIPIEYKMPLVWIDLEMTGLNIEVDRILEIACVITDGNLTKSIEGPDLVIHQTKECLDKMGEWCQEHHSESGLTEKVLQSTTSEQEAEKQVIEFVKRHVGTYTPLIAGNSVYMDLLFLRKYMPELAALFSHVLVDVSSIKALCLRWYPREKRKAPQKENKHRAMDDIKESIAELKFYKENIFKSSKSKK, from the exons ATGGATCAGCTGTCAAATTCCTTTTCATTGCTTGAGTTGGATGCTGAAGATGCCAGGGGACAGAGTTCAATTGTCACGACTGCTGCTGATAGTTGTGAACTACCAG ATAGTGATAAAGGAATAGAGGATGTTTTAGAAGATGGAAACTGGTCGAGGAATGAGAACGCGGATGAACAAACCTTGGAACCGATTCCCATTGAGTACAAGATGCCACTTGTTTGGATTGACCTGGAAATGACCG GTTTGAATATTGAAGTTGATAGAATTTTGGAGATTGCTTGTGTGATTACAGATGGAAATTTAACCAAGTCAATTGAG GGTCCGGATTTGGTTATTCATCAAACAAAGGAGTGTCTTGATAAAATGGGAGAATGGTGTCAAGAGCATCATTCAGAAAGTG GTTTAACAGAGAAGGTTCTTCAAAGTACAACAAGTGAACAAGAAGCTGAAAAGCAG GTTATTGAATTCGTCAAGAGACACGTGGGCACATATACACCTCTTATTGCAGGAAATTCTGTCTATATGGATCTTCTATTCTTAAGG AAGTATATGCCAGAATTGGCTGCCCTTTTCTCCCACGTTCTTGTTGATGTCAGCAGCATCAAGGCATTATGTCTGCGTTGGTACCCAAGAG AAAAGAGAAAGGCTCCTcagaaggaaaacaaacacaGAGCAATGGATGACATCAAGGAAAGTATAGCAGAACTCAAGTTCTACAAGGAGAACATATTCAAATCCTCCAAGTCAAAGAAATGA